One Longimicrobiales bacterium DNA window includes the following coding sequences:
- the rpsR gene encoding 30S ribosomal protein S18 has protein sequence MEGPPIILLNYKDVGTLSHFVTEQGKIIPRRTTKVSAGFQRQLGRAVKRARYLALIPYTRNDEG, from the coding sequence ATTGAAGGCCCTCCGATCATCCTGCTCAACTACAAGGATGTCGGTACGCTTTCTCACTTTGTGACGGAGCAGGGAAAAATTATCCCGCGCCGCACCACGAAGGTCAGTGCTGGATTCCAGCGTCAGCTGGGTCGGGCCGTGAAGCGCGCGCGTTACCTCGCGCTGATTCCCTACACGCGTAACGACGAAGGCTAG
- the rsfS gene encoding ribosome silencing factor, translating into MIDAKPEEFPPEVRRAAELALERKARDVVVLDLRGISTATDYFVVASGQSDVQVKAVTDNVVEELKKEGHRPVHVEGKSGGRWVLVDYIDFVVHVFHPQARDFYQLENLWGDAPRWEAPEEAEEPG; encoded by the coding sequence GTGATAGACGCTAAGCCGGAGGAATTTCCGCCTGAGGTACGGCGGGCTGCCGAGTTGGCGTTGGAGCGAAAGGCCCGTGACGTCGTGGTGCTCGACTTGCGAGGTATTTCCACGGCTACCGACTATTTCGTTGTTGCCTCCGGGCAATCCGACGTGCAAGTGAAGGCAGTCACGGACAACGTGGTGGAAGAGCTCAAGAAGGAGGGCCATCGGCCGGTGCACGTCGAGGGCAAGAGCGGTGGCCGATGGGTGCTCGTGGATTACATCGATTTCGTGGTGCACGTGTTCCACCCCCAAGCCAGAGACTTCTATCAGCTCGAGAATCTCTGGGGTGACGCACCGCGCTGGGAAGCTCCAGAAGAAGCCGAAGAGCCGGGGTAA
- a CDS encoding SPOR domain-containing protein produces the protein MVDLPNWSQHDASRTPSLPEHAERPGRLVVVLTTRGARRDGFAIDAVLGMVTGWSAEGRRVVLADVGLDEPSLHAAVDAPNAEGVGDVVLFGSSVRRVARAAPHGGYFFIGAGTGAADPSQVLGHGRWDRLCRGFLDAGVTLVAFAHAECPGTEHVLRVATDIVVLANEDEDVSGQLAEAAGVVCLVSGPSTAVSGQASLAVLETDSDLEAHLFETLEVPEDEGEGNHPEVGPRDEPSDIEFLPDAESMAPELEPPLAPEVDEAVVSGSILGDEGAGEVAAPGSRNRVLLGLSTLMLAMVGAAVMGWVQIPGLSPEVPIVPSAEGPLQVARSVPLAESTLMLSHSVAVGAFQDETVAMSRLTGLQAAAGVFAILAPVRVDGTVYYRVLVGPATDSMSAETLADRLALETAVSSASWVVRTTPLAFELGELLDEEATAQRVEVLRGLGVPAYSLAIDFSDGTTRYRVYAGAYVDEQEASYLQSHLIAQGLDNATLTTRIGRVQ, from the coding sequence ATGGTCGACCTTCCCAACTGGAGTCAACACGACGCGAGTCGGACTCCCTCGCTGCCGGAGCACGCCGAGCGTCCTGGTAGGTTGGTGGTGGTGCTTACGACTCGAGGTGCAAGGCGAGACGGCTTCGCGATCGATGCTGTCCTCGGGATGGTGACGGGTTGGAGCGCCGAGGGAAGACGCGTCGTTCTTGCTGACGTGGGACTGGATGAGCCGTCCCTTCATGCCGCTGTGGACGCCCCGAATGCCGAGGGCGTCGGAGACGTCGTGTTGTTTGGCTCCTCCGTTCGTAGAGTGGCTCGTGCTGCTCCTCATGGCGGCTACTTCTTCATCGGAGCCGGCACCGGAGCGGCTGATCCATCACAGGTTCTTGGACACGGGCGTTGGGACAGGCTGTGCAGGGGTTTTCTCGATGCCGGAGTAACTCTGGTTGCTTTTGCGCACGCGGAGTGCCCGGGCACGGAACACGTACTTCGCGTCGCGACAGATATCGTCGTTCTCGCGAACGAAGATGAGGATGTTTCCGGGCAGTTGGCTGAAGCCGCCGGAGTGGTTTGCCTCGTGTCCGGACCCTCAACGGCCGTATCTGGGCAAGCGTCGCTGGCGGTGCTAGAGACTGACTCCGATCTGGAGGCTCATCTCTTCGAAACCTTGGAGGTCCCGGAGGACGAGGGTGAAGGGAACCATCCGGAGGTCGGCCCCCGGGACGAACCGTCCGACATCGAATTTCTGCCCGATGCAGAGTCGATGGCGCCAGAGCTGGAGCCTCCGCTAGCGCCTGAGGTGGACGAGGCTGTGGTCAGCGGATCCATACTGGGTGACGAAGGCGCCGGTGAAGTTGCGGCACCAGGTTCGAGGAATCGAGTGCTGCTCGGGTTGAGTACCCTCATGCTAGCCATGGTGGGCGCGGCTGTGATGGGTTGGGTCCAAATTCCTGGACTGTCCCCTGAAGTGCCGATAGTGCCGTCCGCAGAGGGTCCGCTTCAGGTCGCTCGGTCGGTGCCGCTCGCGGAGTCGACGCTCATGTTGAGCCACTCCGTGGCGGTGGGCGCGTTTCAGGACGAGACGGTGGCCATGAGCCGCCTGACTGGTCTCCAAGCGGCCGCGGGCGTGTTCGCCATCCTCGCACCCGTGCGTGTAGACGGCACCGTCTACTATCGCGTGCTCGTTGGGCCGGCGACAGACTCAATGTCGGCGGAGACCCTCGCGGATCGTCTGGCGCTCGAAACCGCTGTGAGCAGTGCTTCGTGGGTCGTGCGAACGACGCCCCTCGCGTTTGAACTCGGTGAGCTTCTCGACGAAGAGGCGACTGCTCAGCGGGTCGAGGTGCTGCGCGGTCTCGGTGTCCCTGCCTACTCGCTCGCAATCGACTTCTCGGACGGGACGACGCGGTACCGCGTGTACGCGGGTGCATACGTGGATGAGCAAGAAGCCTCGTATCTACAGAGCCACCTGATAGCTCAGGGCCTCGACAACGCAACGCTTACGACTCGCATAGGCCGCGTTCAGTGA
- a CDS encoding AAA family ATPase, which yields MKLRSLKVHGFKSFADSTTIEFHDGITAIVGPNGCGKSNISDAIRWVLGEQRPTAIRGAKMEEAIFQGTVGRRPVNRGSVSLTVSNEDGALPVPFEEVEVGRQVFRDGGSEYSINRSACRLRDVVDLCRDTGLGANAYSMIENRMIDAILSDRTDERRGLFEEAAGIGKYKDRRKAATRRLERAEMDLQRLEDVIAEVQTKVRSLSRQKGKAERYLEYRQRRLDVEVSVVRHQLDTLRKRLAGVEKELEGDIHTGEGKVAELTSAEAQYESLRLREVSAEKERTEAAKALEQVREALVKWERDLAVADERAAYAERRLAKIDEERALAREQSESLARDESVLGADRDRVAEELDQIRKVAGERAVDVQEIRTRLQEARGRLDEVETRERDLARRGAQLEGDAQSSDAQAEELEHRLSSVSEELDGAAEALSDLESQGDLFSGRLEDLTDRLDEARAGVEKAGADVATAKAELESARAQQRVAAEQAASLAARHSALERLERDREGFDPAVKAALASGIDGVLGTLADFMEGGAESASAVEAYLGALTRALVVRDSAVVDAVVEWFTSSWEGGGGLILLSLDSVPYTGSASGNLLDGVRAHGEGATWVKALLDGADRPQGGDAIVTRAKGVVRVGNPSGASGVLERKEEIKEVAEHLHAARAAESTARAAQVAAEESLTATESGLEQAREAMRGAEDDLRKVQSQVDAQSDRQGRMDRLRDELSRQVKGTKAARVRALQRAQEARSDREILLQQEEGLNQERSEARAAMEAVQEEWETARAEEARLAVDVARLEGDVKRLSERLESIGTAHAQAIERMKALDQEEKTLREEQAAAQRIRSEGDVATERLFGERTVAETVVRERDEVLQSVAASLADAERRVREARTAERAASDRRHELELERQELGGRIDRIRERLEGEWGRSLEALLEEASPVQGEQEDLQAELREIVIALDKIGPVNMLAVEEHEEESQRLEFLTEQRADLVEARNDLRSAIREINKTATELFMGTFDAIRVNFRETFLRLFEGGEADIWLQEGEDPLEAPIEIHASPKGKKTQRIDLLSGGERALTALSLLFGIYLVKPSPFCVLDEVDAPLDENNIGRFIRLLQDFKGESQFVIITHNPRTIEAADWIYGVTMEEPGVSTIVGVKLQEALQAAGLA from the coding sequence ATGAAGCTTCGCTCTCTCAAGGTGCACGGGTTCAAGTCCTTCGCGGACTCGACCACGATCGAATTCCACGACGGCATCACCGCGATCGTCGGCCCCAACGGGTGCGGCAAGTCAAACATCAGCGACGCGATTCGGTGGGTCCTCGGAGAACAGCGGCCGACCGCCATCCGCGGTGCGAAGATGGAGGAGGCGATCTTCCAAGGCACCGTGGGGCGCCGACCCGTCAACCGAGGCTCGGTCTCGTTGACAGTCAGCAACGAAGACGGCGCGCTCCCGGTTCCCTTCGAAGAGGTGGAGGTGGGGCGCCAGGTTTTCCGTGACGGTGGCAGTGAATACTCGATCAATCGTTCGGCGTGTCGCTTACGGGACGTTGTCGACCTATGCCGAGATACAGGTTTAGGCGCAAACGCATATTCGATGATCGAGAATCGAATGATTGACGCCATTCTCTCGGACCGTACCGATGAGCGCCGAGGCCTATTCGAGGAAGCCGCCGGGATCGGCAAGTACAAGGATCGGCGGAAGGCCGCGACGAGACGGTTGGAGCGGGCAGAGATGGACCTGCAGCGCCTCGAGGACGTGATCGCGGAAGTTCAGACGAAGGTCCGATCGCTGTCTCGGCAGAAGGGGAAAGCGGAGCGTTATCTGGAGTACCGCCAGAGGCGATTGGACGTTGAAGTCTCCGTCGTGCGGCATCAACTGGATACGCTCCGCAAACGTCTTGCTGGAGTCGAGAAGGAGTTGGAGGGGGACATCCACACCGGTGAGGGGAAGGTCGCGGAACTCACTTCTGCTGAGGCTCAATATGAGTCTCTTCGCCTCCGGGAAGTCAGCGCGGAAAAGGAACGTACGGAAGCTGCCAAGGCACTCGAGCAGGTTCGCGAGGCGCTGGTGAAATGGGAGCGAGACCTCGCGGTTGCGGATGAACGGGCGGCCTACGCCGAACGCCGCCTCGCGAAGATCGATGAAGAGCGCGCCCTTGCCCGTGAGCAGTCAGAGTCTCTTGCCCGCGATGAAAGTGTCCTCGGTGCCGACAGGGATCGGGTAGCAGAAGAACTCGATCAAATTCGGAAGGTTGCTGGCGAACGTGCGGTGGACGTGCAAGAGATCCGGACGAGACTGCAGGAGGCCCGGGGGCGGCTCGATGAGGTAGAGACGCGTGAGCGGGACCTCGCTCGACGTGGAGCGCAGCTTGAAGGGGATGCTCAGTCTTCGGATGCGCAGGCCGAAGAACTGGAGCACCGACTTTCTTCGGTGTCCGAAGAACTCGATGGCGCGGCTGAGGCCCTCTCGGATCTGGAGTCGCAGGGGGACCTCTTTTCCGGCCGACTTGAGGACCTCACCGATCGCCTTGATGAAGCGCGTGCCGGGGTCGAAAAGGCCGGTGCCGATGTCGCTACGGCCAAAGCCGAGTTGGAATCAGCGCGTGCTCAGCAGCGTGTTGCGGCGGAGCAGGCGGCCTCACTCGCCGCGCGGCACTCCGCGCTTGAGAGACTCGAGCGTGATCGGGAGGGGTTCGATCCTGCGGTGAAGGCGGCGCTGGCTTCTGGAATAGACGGTGTGCTTGGCACTTTGGCGGACTTTATGGAGGGCGGCGCGGAGTCGGCTTCTGCCGTGGAGGCGTACCTGGGTGCCCTCACACGCGCGTTGGTCGTCCGGGACTCCGCTGTCGTCGACGCTGTCGTCGAGTGGTTCACGTCTTCCTGGGAAGGTGGGGGGGGCTTGATCCTCCTATCGCTGGATTCCGTCCCCTACACCGGCTCGGCGAGCGGCAATCTGCTGGACGGGGTGCGTGCGCATGGTGAAGGCGCGACATGGGTGAAGGCACTCCTTGACGGTGCGGATCGTCCACAGGGTGGAGATGCCATCGTCACGCGAGCGAAGGGCGTAGTTCGTGTCGGGAATCCTTCGGGTGCCTCGGGCGTGCTCGAACGGAAAGAAGAAATCAAAGAAGTCGCGGAACATCTCCACGCGGCGCGTGCAGCTGAGAGCACAGCCCGCGCAGCCCAGGTGGCTGCCGAGGAATCCCTCACTGCCACGGAATCGGGACTCGAGCAGGCGCGTGAAGCGATGCGGGGTGCCGAAGACGATCTGAGGAAGGTCCAGAGCCAGGTCGATGCCCAGTCTGATCGGCAGGGAAGAATGGATCGACTCCGGGACGAATTGTCCCGGCAGGTAAAGGGGACCAAGGCCGCCCGAGTCCGAGCGCTTCAGCGTGCCCAAGAGGCCCGCAGTGATCGTGAGATTCTCCTCCAGCAGGAGGAGGGCCTGAACCAGGAGCGTAGCGAAGCGCGCGCGGCAATGGAGGCGGTTCAGGAGGAGTGGGAAACAGCACGTGCGGAGGAAGCACGTCTCGCCGTCGACGTGGCCCGACTCGAAGGCGATGTGAAGCGTCTGAGCGAGCGCCTCGAGTCCATCGGGACCGCCCACGCTCAAGCCATTGAACGAATGAAGGCGTTGGATCAAGAAGAAAAGACGCTGCGAGAAGAGCAGGCCGCGGCGCAACGGATTCGATCTGAGGGTGACGTTGCCACTGAGCGCCTTTTCGGTGAGCGGACCGTTGCCGAGACCGTAGTGCGTGAACGTGACGAGGTACTTCAGTCCGTTGCTGCCTCACTGGCGGACGCAGAACGTCGGGTTCGTGAAGCACGCACGGCAGAACGCGCCGCTTCAGATCGTCGACACGAACTTGAGCTCGAACGCCAGGAACTGGGTGGGCGCATTGATCGAATTCGGGAACGCCTAGAGGGAGAGTGGGGGCGTTCGCTCGAAGCTCTGTTGGAAGAGGCTTCGCCGGTTCAGGGCGAACAGGAGGACCTACAGGCGGAATTGCGCGAGATCGTCATCGCACTCGATAAGATCGGGCCGGTGAACATGCTGGCCGTAGAGGAGCACGAGGAGGAGAGCCAACGCCTTGAGTTCCTCACGGAGCAGAGAGCGGACTTGGTCGAGGCTCGGAATGATCTTCGGTCTGCAATTCGTGAGATCAACAAGACGGCGACCGAACTCTTCATGGGCACCTTCGACGCCATTCGAGTGAACTTCCGCGAGACCTTTCTCCGGCTGTTCGAAGGTGGAGAAGCCGACATCTGGCTCCAGGAAGGGGAAGATCCCCTAGAAGCCCCGATCGAAATTCATGCTTCTCCAAAGGGAAAGAAGACTCAGCGTATTGATCTGCTTTCGGGTGGAGAGCGGGCTCTGACCGCCCTTTCGCTGCTCTTCGGGATCTACCTGGTCAAACCGAGCCCGTTTTGTGTTCTAGACGAAGTCGATGCCCCGTTGGACGAGAACAACATCGGGCGATTCATCAGATTACTACAGGACTTCAAGGGTGAAAGCCAATTCGTGATCATCACCCACAATCCGCGCACGATTGAGGCGGCGGACTGGATCTACGGTGTGACTATGGAAGAGCCCGGCGTGAGTACGATCGTTGGTGTGAAACTCCAGGAAGCACTGCAGGCAGCCGGACTCGCCTAA
- the rplI gene encoding 50S ribosomal protein L9, giving the protein MKLILKQSVDRLGEAGDVVQVKAGYGRNYLLPQGLAYVASEANMVKIEAERTKADEVARRDRLEGSRRASQLEGLSLVFNERAGEDGKLFGSVTAADIAESANAGDLDFELDRRTIVLEEPIKSIGVVSVAVKLHAEVESVIEVRVEREEG; this is encoded by the coding sequence ATGAAGCTGATCTTGAAGCAGTCCGTCGATCGACTCGGTGAGGCTGGCGATGTGGTTCAGGTGAAGGCCGGCTACGGGCGGAACTACCTGCTCCCACAGGGCCTTGCCTATGTCGCGAGCGAGGCCAACATGGTGAAGATCGAGGCAGAACGGACGAAGGCAGATGAAGTCGCGCGTCGCGATCGCCTCGAAGGGAGCCGCAGAGCGTCTCAACTCGAAGGGCTGTCGTTGGTGTTTAACGAGAGGGCTGGCGAGGACGGAAAGCTGTTTGGTTCGGTGACGGCTGCTGACATCGCCGAGAGCGCCAACGCAGGAGACCTCGACTTTGAGCTCGATCGTCGCACGATCGTGCTGGAAGAGCCGATCAAGTCGATTGGAGTTGTGTCCGTCGCGGTGAAGCTGCATGCCGAGGTGGAGTCTGTGATCGAAGTTCGGGTCGAGAGAGAAGAAGGCTGA